From the genome of Verrucomicrobiota bacterium:
CGTCCGGTTTCCTCAACAATGCCCGTGAACATGCGCCCGTTGTCCGGGTTTAGGTCCGCGACTGCAAGCCCGCGTTCCATCGGCCGGAGCTCGGCCCGGATCCCCACAAGGGTCGCGGGTCAATAAGGTGGAGCGTTGGCGCTGTGCGCCAGCATGTCAACTCACAGAGCCGACGCTACATCTCAAGGGCAGCCACCCCCAAAAAGCCTTGTCGCGTCCGGAGCCGGCGCGTAACTTTTGCCGCCCTGAGGCCGGAGCCGCGCGCTTAGCTCAGCGGTAGAGCACTTCCTTCACACGGAAGGGGTCGCAGGTTCAAATCCTGCAGCGCGCACCACACCGCCGCCTCGACAGTCCCGCACGCCGCTGTAAAGTCCCCCCGCCGTGCGTGCCCGCCTGCTCCAGAATGTCACCCGCATCGTGGTGAAGCTCGGCACCGGCGTCCTCACCGACAGCCGGAAGCAGCCCGACTTGGGGCAACTCCGCCAACTTGTCGCGCAACTCGCGGGCCAGCGGAATGCCGGCCGCGAAATCGTGCTCGTCACCTCCGGCGCCGTGGGCGCGGGCATGGGCGTGCTCGGCCACGCGGAGCGCCCGCGCGACCTCGCTGAGTTGCAGGCATGCGCCGCCGTCGGCCAGTCGCGGCTGATGACCACTTACGAGCGGCTCTTCGAGTCGTTCGGCCTCCACGTCGCGCAGGTCCTCCTCACGCACGACGACCTCGAGCACCACGACCGCCAT
Proteins encoded in this window:
- a CDS encoding glutamate 5-kinase is translated as MRARLLQNVTRIVVKLGTGVLTDSRKQPDLGQLRQLVAQLAGQRNAGREIVLVTSGAVGAGMGVLGHAERPRDLAELQACAAVGQSRLMTTYERLFESFGLHVAQVLLTHDDLEHHDRH